Proteins found in one Neomonachus schauinslandi chromosome 1, ASM220157v2, whole genome shotgun sequence genomic segment:
- the LOC110570080 gene encoding elongation factor 1-alpha 1-like produces MGKEKTHVNIIIIGHVDSGKSTTTGHLIYKCGGINQRTIKKFKKEAAEVGKGSFKYAWVLDKLKVERECGITTDIFLRKFETSKYYMTIIDALGHQDFIKNVTTGTSWVDRAVPIVAAGIGEFEAGISENGQAHKYALLAYTLDVKQLIVDVNKMDSTKPPYSQKRYQEIIKEVSTYIKKIGSNPDRVAFMPVSGWNGDNMLEPSANVPWFEGWKVTIKMDIYKMGRLSGDWSLKPGMGVTFAPVNVTTEVKCVKMHYEALSEALPGDNVGFNVKNISVRGHLAHIACKFAQLKEIDCSGKKLEDGPTFLKSGDAAIIDMVPGTLRASLTILLGAVLLFVT; encoded by the exons atgggaaaggaaaagactcatgtcaacatcatcatcattggACATGTAGATTCAGGCAAGTCCACCACTACTGGTCATCTGATCTACAAATGTGGTGGGATCAACCAAAGAACTATCAAAAAGTTTAAGAAGGAGGCTGCTGAGGTGGGAAAGGGCTCCTTCAAGTATGCCTGGGTCTTAGATAAACTGAAAGTTGAACGTGAATGTGGTATCACCACTGATATCTTCCTGAGGAAATTTGAGACCAGCAAGTATTACATGACCATCATTGATGCCCTAGGACACCAAGACTTTATCAAAAACGTGACTACAGGCACATCTTGGGTTGACCGTGCTGTCCCAATTGTTGCTGCTGGTATTGGTGAATTTGAAGCAGGTATCTCCGAGAATGGGCAGGCCCACAAGTATGCCCTTCTGGCTTACACACTGGATGTGAAACAACTAATTGTTGATGTTAACAAAATGGATTCCACTAAGCCACCCTATAGCCAGAAGAGATACCAGGAAATCATTAAGGAAGTcagcacctacattaagaaaattggctCCAACCCTGACAGAGTAGCATTTATGCCAGTTTCTGGTTGGAATGGTGACAACATGCTGGAGCCAAGTGCTAATGTGCCTTGGTTTGAGGGATGGAAAGTCACCATAAAGATG GACATCTACAAAATGGGTAGGCTGAGTGGAGACTGGAGTCTTAAACCTGGCATGGGGGTCACCTTTGCTCCAGTCAATGTTACAACTGAAGTCAAGTGTGTTAAAATGCACTATGAAGCTTTGAGTGAGGCTCTTCCTGGGGACAATGTGGGCTTCAATGTCAAGAACATATCTgtcagagggcacctgg CTCACATTGCTTGCAAGTTTGCTCAGCTGAAGGAGATTGATTGttctggaaaaaagctggaagatggCCCCACAttcttgaaatctggtgatgctgccatCATTGATATGGTTCCTGGCACTTTGAGGGCTTCTCTAACTATCCTCCTTGGGGCCGTTTTGCTGTTTGTGACATGA